The following coding sequences are from one Lycium ferocissimum isolate CSIRO_LF1 chromosome 3, AGI_CSIRO_Lferr_CH_V1, whole genome shotgun sequence window:
- the LOC132050419 gene encoding telomere repeat-binding protein 5-like, whose amino-acid sequence MVRLDYGFNGYQEPPIPRATRSARGRGNIRKKSDSNEMCAFDLLTTVAGKLLLEGESTSNSSGKDRCAVVKDTTETIKEDEDTSLKENKGFFISQIVAEAPVLNHCLSKSTDTLSGPASVITSSDCSEKLEQFINGESKIENGNCSSKVEEEAGFSSCTLGAESKKQMKIDPLNDAKISTNKRAFSDIWDRKPSMLVASNNTVKLSLSRDPDPSGSFPVIRYNDVQLANKDDDEKSCGSTQPSTRNKAFRPAPRANVDSETRHVYQNSKNGHTTERSQRDFPFKKRKLYYCNSFSNSDGGSSDGICSSPAKDLNRDTSGYSLASSGARAAAGTSITKGARASFRSNDSHVKLKIKSFRVPELFVEIPENATVGSLKRTVMEAVTAILGGGLRIGVVFQGKKVRDDNKTLFQAGISHDDKLDALGFTLEPNTSRASAPLGPEGRSCVPPCETPQPLTRCSPAPTIIRNGIQQGTYNAFSDHPGTNLSSFIESDHDSAPSPPDASLGEKNAANSKALVPVAAMDAEALAVVPMRKPKRSETAQRRIRRPFSVSEVEALVHAVEKLGTGRWRDVKMRAFDNAKHRTYVDLKDKWKTLVHTARISPQQRRGEPVPQELLDRVLIAHAYWSQQQSRQQMKHQSETRLLL is encoded by the exons ATGGTGAGGTTAGATTATGGATTTAATGGCTATCAGGAGCCTCCTATTCCTCGAGCTACTAGATCAGCTAGG GGAAGGGGAAATATTAGGAAGAAATCCGATAGCAATGAAATGTGTGCTTTTGACTTGTTGACTACTGTAGCCGGGAAGTTACTGCTGGAAGGAGAAAGCACTTCAAATTCTAGCGGGAAAGATCGGTGTGCAGTTGTGAAAGATACTACTGAGACCATTAAGGAAGATGAAGATACatctttaaaagaaaataaaggtttCTTTATTTCTCAGATTGTCGCAGAAGCTCCTGTGCTAAATCATTGTTTAAGCAAATCGACAGATACGTTATCCGGACCAGCATCTGTAATTACAAGTTCCGATTGCTCGGAGAAGTTGGAACAATTCATAAATGGCGAAAGCAAAATCGAAAACGGAAACTGTTCTAGTAAGGTAGAGGAGGAGGCAGGTTTTTCTAGTTGTACATTAGGCGCTGAAAgtaaaaaacaaatgaaaatcgATCCGTTAAATGATGCAAAGATTTCAACCAATAAAAGGGCTTTTTCTGATATTTGGGATAGGAAACCTTCAATGCTTGTTGCTTCGAACAATACTGTAAAATTATCTCTTTCAAGGGACCCTGATCCTTCTGGGTCCTTTCCGGTGATCCGGTATAATGATGTACAGTTAGCTAACAAAGATGATGACGAAAAATCTTGCGGGTCCACTCAACCTAGCACCCGAAATAAGGCCTTCAGGCCAGCACCACGTGCCAATGTTG ATAGTGAAACAAGGCATGTGTACCAGAACAGCAAAAATGGCCACACGACCGAAAGGTCTCAGAGGGATTTtcctttcaagaaaaggaagctCTATTATTGTAACTCGTTTTCCAATTCCGATGGAGGGAGTAGTGATGGAATATGTAGTTCTCCGGCAAAAGACTTAAATAGAGATACATCCGGTTATAGTCTAGCATCTTCAGGAG CCCGTGCAGCAGCTGGGACGTCAATTACCAAAGGAGCTCGTGCATCCTTCAGGTCTAATGACTCCCATG TGAAGCTCAAGATCAAGTCTTTCAGAGTTCCTGAGCTTTTTGTTGAGATTCCGGAAAATGCAACTGTCGGTTCTCTAAAG AGGACGGTAATGGAAGCAGTGACGGCAATACTTGGCGGTGGGCTCCGCATTGGTGTAGTTTTTCAGGGTAAGAAGGTTAGAGATGACAACAAGACCTTATTTCAGGCTGGAATTTCACATGATGACAAACTTGATGCTCTTGGTTTTACCCTGGAGCCTAACACATCTCGAGCTTCCGCACCTCTAGGTCCAGAAGGTCGTTCTTGTGTACCTCCTTGTGAGACACCTCAACCACTAACAAG GTGCTCGCCTGCTCCTACTATTATTCGTAATGGCATACAGCAGGGGACATATAATGCCTTCTCGGATCATCCAGGAACAAATTTGAGTAGCTTCATCGAAAGCGATCACGATTCAGCTCCATCCCCTCCTGATGCCTCACTGGGGGAGAAAAATGCTGCAAATTCAAAAGCATTGGTTCCAGTTGCTGCAATGGATGCAGAAGCCTTGGCTGTAGTTCCAATGCGAAAGCCCAAGCGATCTGAAACTGCGCAGCGTCGAATCCGTAGACCTTTTTCTGTTTCTGAAGTGGAAGCACTTGTTCACGCTGTTGAGAAGCTTGGAACTGGAAG GTGGCGTGATGTCAAAATGCGAGCTTTTGATAATGCCAAACACAGAACTTATGTCGATTTAAAG GACAAATGGAAAACACTGGTGCACACAGCGAGAATATCTCCTCAACAAAGGAGAGGTGAGCCCGTGCCTCAAGAACTCCTTGACCGGGTCCTAATTGCTCATGCTTACTGGTCCCAACAACAATCGAGGCAGCAGATGAAACATCAATCGGAGACGCGTCTTTTGCTTTAA
- the LOC132050420 gene encoding uncharacterized protein LOC132050420, protein MEASPILVCSKLPSSFSRIPKHNTFSHRPFHKHLALKNFSTSHNIQPIKNLEKIPKSHLPSNVNSSRFQSLLPIQCSFSNTIETNSQNPLFKSLNGLNVLNGVSLESMKTVFSQLTPFKVIKWGLIFAIAIAATKWTMNVLVNPFFWMYFSMTLLFWPWLVAISLASYSLYCLNKHLNDEANGFEQFAIVTSAFTWLTLVPPAHFNGFLEGWPVVFFFVYHYFFFLNVSIRKRMYGDYNPREHDPKWDISLPNWKKLLFCVGVMVGHWLAAFEGPELHLIPGGWNNFGIWGLILMTLFMQYHSTLYLAKYSEKVVVPTAVVQFGPYRFVRHPIYASTMLLFVAYCVALRAPLSALFIAVVCSVYYGNKARLEESLMVENFGERYMEYASRVKYKLIPFVY, encoded by the coding sequence ATGGAAGCATCACCCATTCTAGTCTGCTCAAAACTCCCCTCCTCCTTTTCTCGTATTCCCAAACACAACACTTTTTCTCACAGACCTTTCCACAAACACCTTGCGCTCAAAAACTTCTCTACAAGCCACAACATACAACCcataaaaaatcttgaaaaaataCCCAAATCCCACTTACCTAGTAATGTCAATTCTTCTAGGTTTCAGTCTTTACTGCCAATCCAATGTTCATTTTCAAATACAATTGAAACAAACTCTCAAAACCCATTATTCAAAAGCCTAAATGGGTTAAATGTGTTAAATGGGGTTTCTTTGGAGTCAATGAAAACCGTTTTTTCGCAATTAACCCCGTTTAAAGTGATCAAATGGGGTTTAATATTTGCAATTGCTATTGCTGCCACCAAATGGACTATGAATGTATTGGTGAATCCGTTTTTTTGGATGTATTTTAGTATGACATTGTTATTTTGGCCATGGTTAGTGGCTATAAGTCTTGCAAGTTACAGTCTTTATTGCTTAAACAAGCATTTAAACGATGAAGCGAATGGGTTTGAGCAATTTGCTATTGTTACTTCAGCTTTCACTTGGCTTACATTAGTACCACCTGCACATTTCAATGGTTTTCTTGAAGGTTGGCCTGTTGTGTTCTTTTTCGTGTAccattatttctttttcttgaatgtgAGTATTCGAAAACGGATGTACGGTGATTATAACCCGAGAGAGCACGACCCGAAATGGGATATTAGTTTGCCCAATTGGAAGAAGCTGTTGTTTTGTGTTGGAGTTATGGTTGGTCATTGGCTTGCGGCGTTTGAAGGGCCGGAGCTGCATCTTATACCCGGTGGATGGAACAATTTCGGTATTTGGGGTTTGATTTTGATGACGTTGTTTATGCAGTATCATTCGACGTTGTATTTAGCCAAGTATTCGGAGAAGGTGGTTGTGCCTACAGCTGTTGTTCAGTTTGGTCCGTATCGGTTCGTTCGCCATCCTATTTATGCTTCGACTATGCTCTTGTTTGTTGCTTATTGTGTTGCACTTAGGGCGCCTTTGAGTGCTCTTTTCATTGCTGTCGTTTGCTCCGTGTATTATGGGAATAAAGCTAGGTTAGAGGAAAGTTTGATGGTGGAGAACTTTGGCGAGAGATATATGGAGTATGCAAGTAGAGTTAAGTACAAGCTTATTCCTTTTGTTTATTAG
- the LOC132051184 gene encoding uncharacterized protein LOC132051184, with protein sequence MAKRELSTTLRNLKFMQRAALREEKPKKEEDEVIPDGNFPSSSAPKRCVIVMEGDPHPGAIKGRMSFQGFNPSIDKLSEEASKPRAEGSAACSSETSEKLPKRENGTSQCELENSDLDDSYDDPNEDLKWKQDTSSEAQNSNKSNKRVLDDPASSPSSSGRSKKPHRLDWSVLKPPKSQKRRR encoded by the exons atggCTAAGCGTGAACTATCTACTACCTTGAGGAACTTGAAG TTTATGCAAAGGGCAGCTCTGAGAGAGGAAAAGCCtaagaaagaagaagatgaagtgatACCTGATGGAAACTTCCCCTCCTCTAGTGCTCCCAAAAGATG TGTTATCGTTATGGAAGGGGATCCCCACCCTGGGGCTATAAAGGGTCGGATGTCTTTTCAAGGTTTCAATCCTTCTATTGAT AAATTGAGTGAAGAAGCTTCAAAACCACGTGCGGAAGGTTCTGCTGCTTGTTCTTCGGAGACCAGTGAAAAATTGCCTAAAAG AGAAAATGGAACATCACAATGTGAGTTGGAGAACTCTGATCTGGACGACTCGTATGACGATCCTAACGAAGATCTTAAATGGAAGCAAGATACATCCTCTGAGGCGCAGaattcaaacaaatcaaataagagaGTTCTTGACGATCCAGCATCGTCACCTAGTAGTAGCGGGAGATCCAAAAAGCCACATAGATTGGACTGGAGTGTTCTTAAACCCCCAAAGTCGCAAAAGAGAAGGCGGTAA
- the LOC132049004 gene encoding uncharacterized protein LOC132049004 yields the protein MCRIIYWKKPAVSALKINSDGSHRDGSSGGGGVIRCSHGITIMAYSIPFEEVSSNVVEAKALLFGIQWSIQNGTSSLELETDSMLLVAWVRDVFKIPWQVDVTIREIKRALVGTS from the coding sequence atgTGTAGGATCATCTATTGGAAGAAACCAGCTGTCAGTGCACTAAAGATCAACAGTGATGGTAGTCACAGAGATGGATCCAGTGGGGGAGGAGGTGTGATCAGATGTTCCCACGGAATAACGATCATGGCCTATTCTATCCCCTTTGAAGAAGTATCCAGTAATGTAGTCGAAGCCAAAGCGCTGCTGTTTGGCATACAATGGAGCATTCAAAATGGAACTAGCAGCTTGGAACTAGAAACTGACTCTATGCTCCTTGTAGCATGGGTGAGAGATGTATTCAAGATCCCTTGGCAAGTTGATGTAACTATTAGAGAAATTAAAAGAGCATTGGTTGGAACTTCTTAA